A window of the Helianthus annuus cultivar XRQ/B chromosome 4, HanXRQr2.0-SUNRISE, whole genome shotgun sequence genome harbors these coding sequences:
- the LOC110936321 gene encoding 5'-nucleotidase domain-containing protein 4 isoform X2, producing MSEGRGINACEESHDLGLSSFPEERQNIDIGKRIFCNSAVNMNSIVAVGFDMDYTLAQYKPETFESLAYYGTVEKLVRNLGYPKELLEWSFDWTYMVRGLVLDKKRGNILKMDRHKYVKIAYHGFRLLSKDEKVTTYGNTFIKDAFDGPDYAHIDTFFSLAESYLFAQLVDYKDNNPGQISEVKDYSRIYADVRSAVDMCHRDGTLKEMVAKDPKKYINEDDTIIPMLKMLKSSGRTIFLVTNSLWDYTHVVMNFLIEARTINSSSSLSSNWLQYFDFVITGSAKPSFFHDKNHANLFAVETESGKLINTDNGTPLAQVGSPAVELPGQIPNKHCKVFQGGNVSHLHKLLNVGSSSQVLYVGDHIYGDILRSKKALGWRTMFIVPELEKEARILSSSSETRKKLKLLRSERDKIEDQAHHLRWSLEHEDMDASETKKLSAKLELLEGYRARVRAAHQEAQRSFHQQFHPVWGQLMKAGQQNSRFAHQVERFACLYTSEVGNLGLYSPNKYYRPGENFMAHESNVISL from the exons ATGTCAGAGGGAAGAGGAATTAATGCTTGTGAAGAGAGTCATGATCTGGGCTTATCGTCATTTCCTGAAGAAAGGCAGAACATTGATATCGGAAAGCGAATATTCTGTAACAGTGCTGTAAATATGAATAGTATAGTTGCCGTGGGCTTCGACATGGACTACACTTTGGCCCAGTACAAACCCGAAACTTTCGAATCTCTGGCGTACTATGGTACTGTCGAGAAGCTGGTCAGAAACCTGGGTTATcctaaagag CTACTGGAATGGTCTTTTGACTGGACTTACATGGTTAGAGGCCTTGTCCTAGACAAAAAGAGAGGAAACATACTTAAG ATGGACAGGCACAAATACGTAAAGATAGCGTACCATGGATTCAGATTGTTATCCAAGGATGAAAAAGTCACTACATATGGGAACACTTTTATCAAAGATGCGTTCGACGGTCCAGATTATGCGCATATTGATACGTTTTTTTCACTAGCCGAATCATATCTTTTTGCTCAGCTTGTTGATTATAAGGATAATAACCCCGGACAAATCTCAGAAGTAAAAGA CTACTCTCGTATCTATGCTGATGTCCGCTCTGCTGTTGATATGTGCCATCGTGACGGAACTTTGAAGGAAATGGTTGCGAAAGATCCAAAAAA GTATATCAATGAGGATGACACTATTATTCCAATGCTGAAAATGCTGAAAAGTTCGGGACGCACAATATTCTTAGTGACAAATAG TCTTTGGGACTATACACATGTGGTGATGAACTTTCTGATTGAAGCACGTACGATCAATAGCAGCTCCTCCTTGAGCTCTAATTGGCTCCAATATTTTGACTTTGTCATCACTGGAAG TGCCAAACCGAGCTTTTTTCATGATAAAAATCATGCTAATCTTTTTGCGGTTGAGACGGAGTCAGGGAAGCTTATTAACACCGACAATGGTACTCCACTTGCTCAG GTGGGAAGCCCTGCTGTAGAATTGCCAGGTCAGATCCCAAATAAGCATTGCAAGGTGTTTCAG GGAGGTAATGTCAGCCATCTGCATAAGCTACTTAATGTGGGGTCAAGTTCACAg GTTTTGTACGTTGGTGATCATATATACGGGGACATCTTACGAAGCAAAAAAGCTCTGG GTTGGAGGACAATGTTTATTGTTCCAGAACTTGAAAAGGAGGCTAGAATTCTTTCATCCTCATCGGAAACTCGAAAG AAACTCAAACTGCTCAGGAGTGAGCGAGATAAGATTGAAGATCAAGCCCATCATCTGAGATGGTCCCTTGA GCATGAAGATATGGATGCAAGTGAAACGAAGAAGCTCAGTGCAAAGCTGGAACTACTTGAG GGTTATCGCGCACGTGTTCGTGCAGCTCATCAAGAGGCCCAGAGAAGTTTCCACCAGCAG TTTCATCCCGTGTGGGGGCAGCTTATGAAAGCTGGACAACAAAACTCCCGCTTTGCACACCAG GTGGAGAGATTTGCTTGTCTGTACACAAGTGAAGTTGGAAATCTGGGGCTATACTCTCCTAACAAATACTATAGGCCAGGGGAGAACTTCATGGCTCATGAGTCAAATGTCatctctttgtga